In a single window of the Magnolia sinica isolate HGM2019 chromosome 7, MsV1, whole genome shotgun sequence genome:
- the LOC131251971 gene encoding agmatine coumaroyltransferase-2-like, with amino-acid sequence MEVHVVSSTVIPQSLPPTETTKIPLTVFDMVIPNIHMAVLYAFMPPTPTNTALKHGLMKALKLFPTLAGHLSGNNDRRRPSVSVGGNGGGVLMVETNIALELLDILPLEPSPKLLQLHPQTDIAQHLLQIQFNRFSCGGLVIGITNHHRVADGKSMSSFFVTWAKLVRGLHIDKFPVYDRTMLIPRDPPRCDHDHWGIDFQPFPLPPSSLPSPLKSNKVCNVVVHYSVDFISKIKAQMPRKHSTFEILAAHLWKKVTRARGLDLDTLTEMSVAVNGRSRLRPAVPSEYFGNMVLNTIPRAHVKEVTEGSVADVARLVHDAVGRIGDGYIRSLIDFWEINSGDELVSVADVEGPVLCPNLEIDSWLGFPSHEVDFGAEGSLCGFLPSWVPVEGLVILKPNVVGKGGVDAVVALFEDHARLFKQISHSLD; translated from the coding sequence ATGGAAGTTCATGTAGTTAGTTCTACAGTCATTCCCCAGAGCCTACCTCCCACCGAAACTACCAAAATACCCCTCACCGTCTTCGACATGGTCATACCAAACATACATATGGCCGTGTTATACGCCTTCATGCCGCCAACACCAACAAACACCGCTTTGAAACATGGCTTAATGAAAGCTCTAAAGCTCTTTCCTACTCTAGCTGGCCATCTCTCAGGCAACAATGATCgtcgccgtccatctgtttcagtTGGAGGCAATGGTGGAGGTGTTCTGATGGTGGAGACGAATATAGCATTGGAATTACTAGATATTTTGCCACTCGAACCATCACCAAAGCTATTGCAGTTGCACCCTCAAACCGACATAGCCCAGCACTTACTCCAAATCCAGTTCAACCGCTTTTCTTGCGGTGGCCTAGTGATTGGAATAACGAACCACCATCGAGTGGCTGATGGTAAATCAATGAGCTCGTTCTTTGTTACGTGGGCGAAGTTGGTTCGTGGGCTCCACATAGACAAGTTTCCAGTCTATGATCGAACCATGCTAATACCTCGGGACCCACCAAGATGTGATCATGACCATTGGGGGATTGACTTTCAGCCCTTTCCACTGCCaccatcttctcttccttctccccTTAAATCTAACAAAGTATGTAACGTGGTGGTCCACTACAGTGTGGATTTCATATCAAAGATCAAAGCTCAAATGCCACGTAAACATTCTACGTTCGAGATTTTAGCGGCCCACCTTTGGAAGAAGGTAACAAGGGCTCGTGGGCTTGATCTTGATACGCTTACTGAGATGAGTGTGGCCgtgaatggacggtcaagattgcgGCCAGCTGTACCATCGGAGTACTTCGGCAACATGGTCCTCAACACCATCCCAAGGGCGCATGTGAAGGAGGTGACTGAAGGGAGCGTCGCGGATGTGGCGCGATTAGTGCATGATGCGGTGGGACGGATCGGGGACGGGTATATCCGGTCATTGATCGATTTCTGGGAGATCAACAGTGGGGATGAGTTGGTGTCCGTTGCAGATGTTGAGGGGCCCGTTTTGTGTCCTAATCTGGAAATTGATAGCTGGTTAGGGTTTCCTTCCCATGAAGTGGATTTTGGGGCTGAAGGTAGCTTATGTGGTTTTCTTCCTTCATGGGTCCCAGTAGAAGGTCTGGTGATCTTGAAACCGAACGTGGTTGGCAAAGGTGGTGTGGATGCTGTGGTCGCTCTGTTTGAAGACCACGCACGGCTCTTCAAGCAGATCTCTCATTCCTTAGATTAG